One genomic segment of Streptomyces sp. TLI_146 includes these proteins:
- a CDS encoding acyltransferase: MPDTARHALIPSPRTEPKAPAETPRRGRLYALDGLRLLAALTVVLYHYMARGGGWHGDVKALFPTAFPVVAYGWLGVQLFFLISGFVICMSCWGKSLKDFFVSRVVRLYPAYWFAVIATTVTVAVIHGGAKPLPLTDVVSNMTMLQEAFGVEHVDGAYWTLFVELRFYLLFAVVAWWGLTYRRVLLFCCVWAAASAMYAKAPTDDPIRMMVMPDNSWYFIAGMAFYLMYRFRPNLMLTGVVLLCFCSSLPFAHSTWKNTNRYMGHTVPSWPVVVIIAACFAVMALVATGKLSGISWRWLPYAGALTYPLYLLHQVIGRELFSLLSPRVPTYPLLASVIAGMLAAAWLLHRYVERPLARSLKRGLAQL; this comes from the coding sequence ATGCCCGACACGGCTCGCCATGCGCTCATACCCTCGCCTCGCACCGAGCCGAAAGCGCCTGCCGAAACCCCCCGTCGCGGGCGGCTGTACGCACTGGACGGGCTGCGGCTGCTCGCCGCGCTCACCGTGGTGCTCTACCACTACATGGCGCGCGGCGGCGGCTGGCACGGTGATGTGAAGGCGCTGTTCCCGACGGCGTTCCCGGTCGTCGCCTACGGCTGGCTCGGCGTCCAGCTTTTCTTCCTGATCAGCGGCTTCGTCATTTGTATGAGCTGCTGGGGCAAGAGCCTGAAGGACTTCTTCGTCTCCCGCGTGGTGCGGCTCTACCCGGCGTACTGGTTCGCGGTCATCGCGACCACGGTCACCGTCGCCGTGATCCACGGCGGCGCGAAGCCGCTGCCGCTGACCGACGTCGTGTCCAACATGACGATGCTCCAGGAGGCCTTCGGCGTCGAGCACGTGGACGGCGCCTACTGGACGCTCTTCGTCGAACTGCGCTTCTACCTGCTGTTCGCCGTGGTCGCCTGGTGGGGACTGACGTACCGCCGGGTCCTGCTCTTCTGCTGCGTCTGGGCCGCGGCCAGCGCCATGTACGCCAAGGCGCCGACGGACGACCCCATCCGGATGATGGTCATGCCGGACAACAGCTGGTACTTCATCGCGGGCATGGCCTTCTACCTGATGTACCGGTTCCGGCCGAACCTGATGCTGACCGGCGTGGTCCTGCTGTGCTTCTGCTCCTCGCTGCCGTTCGCGCACAGCACCTGGAAGAACACCAACCGGTACATGGGCCACACGGTCCCGTCCTGGCCGGTGGTCGTCATCATCGCCGCCTGCTTCGCGGTCATGGCGCTCGTCGCCACCGGCAAGCTGTCCGGGATCTCCTGGCGCTGGCTGCCGTACGCGGGCGCGCTGACCTATCCGCTGTACCTGCTGCACCAGGTCATCGGCCGCGAGCTGTTCAGCCTGCTGTCGCCGCGCGTACCGACGTATCCGCTGCTCGCCTCGGTGATCGCGGGCATGCTGGCCGCCGCCTGGCTGCTGCACCGCTACGTCGAACGGCCCCTGGCCAGAAGTCTCAAGCGGGGGCTCGCCCAGCTCTGA
- a CDS encoding deoxyribodipyrimidine photo-lyase: MTVSVALFTADLRLHDNPVLHAAVREAERVVPLFVYDDGVRAAGFDAPNRRAFLADCLADLDAGLRARGGRLVVRSGDVVEQVRAVVAETGAGRVHLAGGPSRYAVRREAALREALGGRALVVHDAVVTALAPGAVTPAGTDHYAVFTPYFRRWSETGVREVVPVPRRVPVADVGSEPLLPRAEVTGTSPGLAGGGETAGRERLRAWLKDGLAGYGSGRDDLAGDATSRLSPFLHFGALSAAELVHLARREGSPGADAFVRQLAWRDFHHQVLAARPDAASADYRDRGDRWRDDEREIAAWRAGRTGYPLVDAAMRQLAHEGWMHNRGRMLAASFLTKTLYADWRVGARHFLDLLVDGDIANNQLNWQWVAGTGNDTRPNRILNPVSQGKRLDPRGRYVRRWVPELAGVADRFVHEPWKLPAAELAATGYPGPVVELAEGRERFEGARQRPLPGQRD, translated from the coding sequence ATGACCGTCTCCGTGGCGCTGTTCACCGCCGATCTGCGGCTGCACGACAACCCCGTGCTGCACGCCGCCGTGCGCGAGGCCGAGCGGGTCGTGCCGCTGTTCGTGTACGACGACGGGGTGCGCGCGGCGGGGTTCGACGCGCCCAACCGGCGGGCCTTCCTCGCGGACTGCCTGGCCGATCTGGACGCCGGGCTGCGGGCCCGCGGCGGACGCCTCGTGGTGCGCTCCGGCGACGTGGTGGAGCAGGTGCGCGCCGTGGTGGCCGAGACGGGCGCCGGCCGGGTGCACCTGGCGGGCGGGCCGAGCCGGTACGCCGTGCGGCGCGAGGCGGCGCTGCGGGAGGCGCTGGGCGGGCGCGCCCTGGTGGTGCACGACGCGGTGGTGACGGCGCTCGCCCCGGGCGCGGTGACCCCGGCGGGCACCGACCACTACGCCGTGTTCACCCCGTACTTCCGGCGCTGGAGCGAGACGGGCGTACGGGAGGTGGTGCCGGTGCCCCGCCGGGTGCCGGTCGCCGACGTCGGCTCGGAGCCGCTGCTGCCGCGCGCCGAGGTCACCGGGACCTCGCCGGGCCTGGCCGGGGGCGGCGAGACGGCGGGCCGCGAGCGGCTGCGGGCCTGGCTGAAGGACGGCCTCGCCGGGTACGGATCCGGCCGCGACGACCTCGCGGGCGACGCCACCTCCCGGCTCTCGCCGTTCCTCCACTTCGGCGCCCTGTCGGCGGCCGAACTCGTCCATCTCGCCCGGCGCGAGGGCTCCCCGGGCGCCGACGCGTTCGTACGGCAGCTGGCCTGGCGCGACTTCCACCACCAGGTCCTCGCGGCCCGCCCCGACGCGGCGAGCGCCGACTACCGCGACCGGGGCGACCGGTGGCGCGACGACGAGCGCGAGATCGCCGCCTGGCGGGCGGGCCGCACGGGCTATCCGCTGGTGGACGCGGCGATGCGGCAGCTCGCCCACGAGGGCTGGATGCACAACCGGGGCCGGATGCTGGCGGCGAGCTTCCTCACCAAGACGCTGTACGCGGACTGGCGGGTGGGCGCCCGCCACTTCCTCGACCTGCTGGTCGACGGGGACATCGCCAACAACCAGTTGAACTGGCAATGGGTGGCCGGAACAGGGAACGACACCCGTCCGAATCGCATCCTCAATCCTGTGAGCCAGGGAAAACGCCTCGACCCGCGCGGCAGGTACGTCCGCCGCTGGGTCCCGGAACTGGCGGGTGTGGCGGACCGGTTCGTCCATGAACCGTGGAAGCTCCCCGCCGCGGAACTGGCCGCCACCGGGTACCCCGGGCCGGTGGTGGAGCTGGCGGAGGGGCGGGAGCGGTTCGAGGGGGCGCGGCAAAGGCCGCTTCCGGGACAAAGGGATTAA
- a CDS encoding MazG nucleotide pyrophosphohydrolase domain-containing protein, protein MSTPTQDPTQDSAQETAARQSGPASPARLVREFHTTFGLDARTTPTEIPPDLAAHRRDLLVEEAAEAAEAAVEGTLDHLAHELADVVYVAYGTALVHGIDLDAVIAEIHRANMTKLGPDGRPLLRADGKVLKGENYRKPDVSAVLRKQGWEAGDTA, encoded by the coding sequence ATGAGCACCCCCACACAGGACCCCACACAGGACTCCGCCCAGGAGACGGCAGCGCGGCAGAGCGGACCGGCGTCCCCTGCCCGGCTGGTCCGGGAATTCCACACCACCTTCGGCCTGGACGCCCGGACGACTCCCACGGAGATCCCGCCGGACCTCGCAGCCCACCGCCGCGACCTCCTGGTGGAGGAGGCGGCCGAGGCGGCGGAGGCCGCGGTCGAGGGGACCCTGGACCACCTGGCCCACGAACTGGCCGACGTCGTGTACGTGGCGTACGGCACGGCCCTGGTCCACGGCATCGACCTCGATGCGGTCATCGCGGAGATCCACCGGGCCAACATGACCAAACTGGGCCCCGACGGCCGCCCGCTGCTGCGCGCCGACGGCAAGGTCCTCAAGGGGGAGAACTACCGCAAGCCGGATGTCTCGGCGGTGCTGCGGAAGCAGGGCTGGGAGGCCGGGGACACGGCCTGA
- a CDS encoding toxin, giving the protein MSMRELRRECEAGLADLPIPAPFSVEGLVANMEAARGRTIVLRELPDRLARVNAACGLRLKAGNTSFVLYRRRPTDYQTQHVILHELCHEWFDHGTSLDADQLKALLPMFDTSLIQRVVSSGATVQARAQYDTHDERVAEFGASLIPRMAMDVTSDDMVGRLANSLSRPVAHRRRGLNPFRRD; this is encoded by the coding sequence ATGTCCATGCGCGAGCTGCGGAGAGAGTGCGAGGCCGGGCTGGCGGACCTGCCGATCCCCGCCCCGTTCAGCGTCGAGGGCCTGGTCGCGAACATGGAGGCGGCCCGCGGCCGCACCATCGTGCTGCGGGAGCTGCCCGACCGGCTGGCGCGGGTCAACGCCGCCTGCGGGCTCCGGCTCAAGGCCGGGAACACCAGCTTCGTCCTCTACCGCAGGCGCCCCACCGACTACCAGACCCAGCACGTCATCCTCCACGAGCTGTGCCACGAGTGGTTCGACCACGGCACGAGTCTGGACGCCGACCAGCTGAAAGCCCTGCTGCCGATGTTCGACACCTCGCTCATCCAGCGCGTCGTCAGCTCCGGCGCCACCGTGCAGGCACGCGCCCAGTACGACACCCACGACGAGCGCGTAGCCGAGTTCGGGGCCTCCCTCATCCCCCGTATGGCCATGGACGTGACCAGCGACGACATGGTCGGGCGGCTCGCCAACTCGCTCTCCCGGCCGGTCGCCCACCGCCGCCGGGGCCTCAACCCGTTCCGCAGAGACTGA
- a CDS encoding MAB_1171c family putative transporter, producing the protein MTPLDLAGYLIAALMTAVALWRMPAALWGDEEDKRRRALWGCYAGFAVALWTKTKVVRITLNDSEVTDLAVLIKHYTATIAILAILSYIVAIYGHFPDEGAIPRHVRFARTVQRVAAKASVATLVLLTVLFFTVVDRSVPSDRFVSDHAGQWGATLYMSVFYLYLGASSAVCAYQWALATQNARVRHLRLGLGMMTFAMFIGVAYTLSRTLFLWVSVVDQPSKSFALRFDEITEASQIVLFAFFALGASIPAFSKGWRRVRLWRAQARLHPLWYELMTAFPDQPFEPPAPLLRELTRFDAPADLRIDRWAADIADAVEKLRHYVPDELLDAAKRAAGAEAGGSEAAGPLADAHWIKAALAAKAEGAAAGRAAVIEPQHATDQDGEVAWLVRVASAYKTIPHDRARQVLASTRAGAQEATA; encoded by the coding sequence ATGACTCCGCTCGACCTCGCCGGCTATCTCATAGCCGCGCTGATGACCGCCGTCGCCCTGTGGCGCATGCCCGCCGCCCTGTGGGGCGACGAGGAGGACAAGCGCCGACGCGCCCTGTGGGGCTGTTACGCCGGGTTCGCCGTCGCCCTGTGGACCAAGACCAAGGTCGTACGGATCACACTGAACGACAGTGAGGTCACCGACCTCGCCGTCCTCATCAAGCACTACACCGCCACCATCGCCATCCTGGCGATCCTCAGCTACATCGTGGCGATCTACGGCCACTTCCCGGACGAGGGCGCGATCCCCCGGCACGTGCGGTTCGCGCGGACCGTGCAGCGGGTCGCCGCGAAGGCGTCCGTGGCCACGCTGGTCCTGCTGACCGTGCTGTTCTTCACGGTCGTCGACCGTTCCGTACCCTCCGACCGGTTCGTCTCGGACCACGCCGGGCAGTGGGGCGCGACGCTCTACATGAGCGTGTTCTACCTGTACTTGGGTGCCTCCTCGGCCGTCTGCGCCTACCAGTGGGCGCTGGCCACCCAGAACGCGCGGGTGCGGCATCTGCGCCTCGGGCTCGGCATGATGACGTTCGCCATGTTCATCGGCGTCGCCTACACGCTCAGCCGGACGCTGTTTCTGTGGGTGAGTGTGGTCGACCAGCCCAGCAAGTCGTTCGCGCTGCGCTTCGACGAGATCACCGAGGCCTCGCAGATCGTGCTGTTCGCGTTCTTCGCGCTGGGCGCGTCCATCCCCGCGTTCAGCAAGGGCTGGCGCCGGGTGCGGCTGTGGCGGGCGCAGGCGCGGCTGCACCCGCTCTGGTACGAGCTGATGACGGCCTTCCCGGACCAGCCGTTCGAGCCGCCGGCGCCGCTGCTGCGCGAGCTGACGCGCTTCGATGCCCCGGCCGACCTGCGGATCGACCGGTGGGCCGCGGACATCGCGGACGCGGTGGAGAAGCTTCGGCATTACGTGCCGGACGAGCTGCTGGACGCGGCCAAGCGGGCGGCCGGGGCCGAGGCCGGCGGGTCCGAGGCGGCGGGTCCGCTCGCCGACGCGCACTGGATCAAGGCCGCGCTCGCCGCGAAGGCCGAAGGCGCCGCCGCGGGGCGGGCCGCCGTGATCGAGCCGCAGCACGCCACGGACCAGGACGGCGAGGTCGCCTGGCTGGTACGGGTGGCGTCCGCGTACAAGACGATTCCGCACGACCGGGCCCGCCAGGTGCTTGCGTCGACGCGGGCCGGAGCTCAGGAGGCCACCGCGTGA
- a CDS encoding DHA2 family efflux MFS transporter permease subunit produces the protein MVVLDATIVNIALPSAQSDLGFSDGNRQWIVTAYALAFGSLLLLGGRVADLVGRKAVFLTGLIGFAVASAIGGAAPSFSVLVIARALQGVFGALLAPAALSLLTTTFTDPRERAKAFGIYGAIAGTGGAVGLLLGGLLTEYLNWRWCLYVNLIFAAIAFLGALRLLHPGAPADRPKLDIPGTVLVSAGLFCIVYGFSNAEKHSWSSVQTWGFLAAGGVLLVAFVLWQLRATHPLLPLRVVLDRDRGASFLAMFISGAGMFGVFLFLTYYLQQVLRYSPVKTGLAFIPMVVIMIASSVIAQNNVVPKVGAKPIVPLGMGLGAAGLVWMTALDVDSTYAAHVLPPLLVLGAGMGLIFAPAMNLATAGVAAHDAGVASAMVNTSQQVGGSVGTSLLNTLATSAATSYLVGKQPTPSVLAEAQLHSYATAYWWSAGFFALGLLVTVILYRKGPPHPHPTEGGDAGPIHM, from the coding sequence ATGGTGGTGCTGGACGCCACCATCGTGAACATCGCCCTGCCCTCCGCGCAGAGCGATCTCGGCTTCAGCGACGGCAACCGCCAGTGGATCGTCACCGCGTACGCCCTGGCCTTCGGCTCGTTGCTGCTGCTCGGCGGGCGCGTCGCGGACCTGGTGGGCCGCAAGGCCGTCTTCCTGACCGGACTGATCGGCTTCGCCGTGGCCTCCGCGATCGGCGGCGCGGCGCCCAGCTTCTCCGTCCTGGTCATCGCCCGCGCCCTCCAGGGCGTCTTCGGCGCGCTGCTCGCACCGGCCGCGCTGTCCCTGCTCACCACGACGTTCACCGACCCGAGGGAACGCGCCAAGGCCTTCGGGATCTACGGCGCCATCGCGGGCACCGGCGGTGCGGTGGGCCTGCTGCTCGGCGGACTGCTCACCGAGTACCTCAACTGGCGCTGGTGCCTGTACGTGAACCTCATCTTCGCGGCGATCGCCTTCCTCGGCGCCCTGCGCCTGCTCCACCCGGGAGCCCCGGCCGACCGCCCGAAACTGGACATCCCCGGTACGGTGCTGGTCTCGGCGGGTCTGTTCTGCATCGTGTACGGCTTCTCCAACGCCGAGAAGCACTCCTGGAGTTCGGTCCAGACGTGGGGGTTCCTGGCGGCGGGCGGGGTGCTGCTGGTCGCGTTCGTCCTGTGGCAACTGCGCGCCACGCATCCGCTTCTGCCGCTACGGGTGGTGCTCGACCGGGACCGGGGAGCCTCCTTCCTCGCCATGTTCATCTCTGGTGCCGGGATGTTCGGGGTGTTCCTGTTCCTCACGTACTACCTGCAACAGGTCCTTCGCTACTCGCCCGTGAAGACCGGGCTCGCCTTCATCCCCATGGTCGTGATCATGATCGCGTCCTCGGTGATCGCCCAGAACAACGTCGTGCCCAAGGTCGGCGCGAAGCCGATCGTGCCGCTGGGCATGGGGCTGGGCGCGGCCGGGCTGGTGTGGATGACCGCCCTGGACGTCGACAGCACGTACGCCGCGCATGTCCTGCCGCCGCTGCTGGTGCTGGGGGCGGGGATGGGGCTGATCTTCGCCCCGGCGATGAATCTGGCCACGGCGGGGGTCGCGGCGCATGACGCGGGTGTCGCGTCGGCGATGGTGAACACCAGCCAGCAGGTGGGGGGTTCGGTGGGTACGTCGCTGCTGAACACGCTCGCCACGAGCGCGGCGACCAGCTACCTGGTGGGCAAGCAGCCGACGCCTTCGGTGCTGGCCGAGGCCCAGTTGCACAGTTACGCCACGGCGTACTGGTGGTCTGCGGGGTTCTTCGCGCTGGGGCTGCTGGTGACGGTCATCCTGTACCGCAAGGGTCCACCGCATCCGCATCCGACGGAGGGCGGGGATGCGGGCCCGATCCACATGTGA
- a CDS encoding CdaR family transcriptional regulator — MAGPWAALPSSLAAELRKEQRSTAAEVIRQIRLHVPEFSRPLDGKFGYGIQRGVETALAEFADLVEGGAAPDGDRREDRWRVYWVLGRGEFAEGRSLDALQAAYRLGARVAWRRYARAARRAGMGADQVVLLAEAVFAHIDEISAVSVRGYAEAQADKAGALGRRRHHLLGRIVSGAAPSALEQAAVAAGWTLPETVACVALGPPAERDRTHRRLPPAVLADLDGPDPYLLVPDPATAFGDLAFTGALDVRGAVVGPTVPLAMAADSLRWARTLLARLVRPAGIVRCEEHLPDLLLLGDQPLVRLFTERRLRPLDDLTPKQATRLATTLLVWLRSHRGSAPEVADQLALHPQTVRQRLRRIEELFGSALDDPDARFELEVALRFRLLGSPGGALPPRRPGML; from the coding sequence ATGGCCGGGCCCTGGGCTGCTCTGCCGAGTTCTCTCGCCGCCGAGCTGCGAAAGGAACAGCGCTCCACGGCGGCCGAGGTGATCCGGCAGATACGACTGCACGTACCGGAATTCTCCAGACCGCTGGACGGAAAATTCGGATACGGAATACAGCGCGGCGTGGAAACCGCGCTGGCCGAATTCGCGGACCTGGTGGAGGGCGGCGCGGCACCGGACGGTGACCGGCGCGAGGACCGGTGGCGGGTCTACTGGGTGCTGGGGCGCGGCGAGTTCGCGGAGGGCCGCAGTCTCGACGCGCTCCAGGCCGCGTACCGGCTCGGGGCGCGCGTCGCCTGGCGGCGGTACGCGCGGGCGGCGCGGCGGGCCGGGATGGGCGCCGACCAGGTGGTGCTGCTCGCGGAGGCGGTGTTCGCGCACATCGACGAGATCTCGGCCGTCTCGGTGCGCGGCTACGCCGAGGCGCAGGCCGACAAGGCGGGTGCGCTGGGGCGGCGGCGCCACCATCTGCTGGGGCGGATCGTGTCCGGCGCGGCGCCGTCCGCACTCGAACAGGCCGCGGTGGCGGCGGGCTGGACGCTGCCGGAGACTGTGGCGTGCGTCGCGCTCGGACCGCCCGCCGAGCGCGACCGCACGCACCGCCGACTGCCCCCGGCGGTCCTCGCCGATCTGGACGGCCCCGATCCGTATCTGCTGGTCCCGGACCCGGCGACGGCCTTCGGGGACCTGGCGTTCACGGGGGCGCTCGATGTGCGCGGGGCGGTCGTCGGGCCGACCGTGCCGCTCGCCATGGCGGCGGACTCGCTGCGCTGGGCGCGTACGCTGCTCGCCCGCCTCGTACGGCCCGCCGGGATCGTCCGCTGCGAGGAGCACCTGCCCGATCTGCTGCTCCTCGGGGACCAGCCGCTGGTGAGGCTGTTCACCGAGCGGCGCCTGCGCCCCCTGGACGACCTCACCCCGAAGCAGGCGACCCGGCTCGCCACCACGCTCCTGGTGTGGTTGCGGTCCCATCGGGGCAGTGCGCCCGAGGTGGCGGACCAGCTGGCGCTGCACCCGCAGACCGTACGCCAGCGGCTGCGCCGGATCGAGGAGCTCTTCGGGTCCGCGCTCGACGACCCGGACGCCCGCTTCGAGCTCGAAGTGGCCTTACGTTTCCGGTTGTTGGGTTCGCCGGGCGGCGCGCTGCCGCCCCGGCGGCCCGGGATGCTGTAA
- a CDS encoding DUF397 domain-containing protein produces MGTNEYLASARWRKSSYSGDTGGDCVECAPLGAAAWQKSSYSSDTGGNCVEIAAQPHRIAVRDSKNPDGGAFIVGPAAFSAFVRSL; encoded by the coding sequence ATGGGGACCAACGAGTACCTGGCAAGCGCCCGCTGGCGTAAGTCGTCGTACAGCGGTGACACGGGCGGCGACTGCGTCGAGTGTGCTCCCCTCGGCGCGGCCGCCTGGCAGAAGTCGTCGTACAGCTCAGACACCGGCGGCAACTGCGTCGAAATCGCCGCCCAACCCCACCGCATCGCCGTCCGCGACTCAAAGAACCCGGACGGCGGGGCCTTCATCGTCGGCCCCGCCGCCTTCAGCGCCTTCGTACGCAGCCTCTGA
- a CDS encoding helix-turn-helix transcriptional regulator: protein MVNIRDLDPSASPLDYYGSELRRKRESAGMTQEQLGNCIFCAASLIGQIETARKVPTRDISERLDAALLTEGFFGRLVGLVLRSQLPSWFQQYAEMEARAAYISSFQAQLVYGLLQTEDYARAVLGVRPDGNVDGLVEARMERQRILEREVAPLVWVVMTEAVLHQEIGSPEIMRKQLQHLLHVQQKREWVRVQILPFAAGAHAGLAGGEFTMLRFDDDPDLVYTEDFVSGHMTANPQAIREGSLRYDHLQATALSVEDSAALIARVMEERYGDQRVPGKRPLA, encoded by the coding sequence ATGGTCAACATCCGAGACCTCGATCCCAGCGCCTCGCCGCTGGACTATTACGGTTCCGAGCTGCGCCGCAAGCGCGAATCAGCCGGAATGACACAGGAGCAGCTCGGAAACTGCATCTTCTGCGCCGCGTCGCTGATCGGCCAGATCGAAACGGCGCGCAAGGTCCCGACCCGGGACATCTCCGAACGCCTGGACGCGGCGCTCCTCACGGAGGGGTTCTTCGGGCGGCTGGTCGGGCTGGTCCTGCGCAGCCAGCTGCCGTCGTGGTTCCAGCAGTACGCGGAGATGGAGGCGCGGGCGGCGTATATCTCGTCGTTCCAGGCTCAGCTCGTGTACGGGTTGCTCCAGACAGAGGACTACGCGCGTGCCGTACTGGGAGTCCGTCCGGACGGCAACGTCGACGGGCTCGTCGAGGCCCGCATGGAACGCCAGCGAATCCTTGAGCGCGAGGTGGCTCCGCTGGTCTGGGTGGTGATGACCGAGGCCGTGCTGCACCAGGAGATCGGCAGCCCGGAGATCATGCGTAAGCAGCTTCAGCACCTGTTGCACGTTCAGCAGAAGCGGGAGTGGGTGAGGGTTCAGATCCTCCCCTTCGCGGCGGGTGCGCACGCGGGTCTGGCGGGTGGCGAGTTCACCATGTTGCGCTTCGACGACGACCCGGATCTCGTCTACACCGAAGACTTCGTCTCGGGTCACATGACGGCCAACCCGCAAGCTATCAGGGAGGGTTCACTCCGTTACGATCATTTGCAGGCCACTGCCCTCTCTGTGGAGGACTCGGCCGCACTGATCGCCCGCGTAATGGAGGAGCGTTATGGGGACCAACGAGTACCTGGCAAGCGCCCGCTGGCGTAA
- a CDS encoding ATP-binding protein: MNITVGDHSARHLRRILRWYLVNWSMTAVADAATLALTELTANVVRHVPGRHCHVLILARPSGVRVELTDDCAELPHAPARTDELAESGRGLLIVAAVTDRWGVLPHAWGGKTVWFECDVPAAVRTP; the protein is encoded by the coding sequence ATGAACATCACCGTGGGCGACCATTCGGCCCGGCATCTGCGCCGCATTCTGCGCTGGTATCTGGTCAACTGGTCGATGACCGCCGTCGCCGACGCGGCCACACTCGCACTGACCGAGCTGACGGCCAACGTCGTACGCCATGTGCCCGGCCGCCACTGCCATGTCCTGATACTGGCCAGGCCGTCCGGAGTGCGCGTCGAGCTGACGGACGACTGCGCCGAGCTGCCGCACGCCCCCGCCCGTACCGACGAACTCGCCGAGTCGGGGCGGGGGTTGCTGATCGTGGCGGCGGTGACGGACCGGTGGGGGGTGCTGCCGCACGCGTGGGGCGGGAAGACGGTGTGGTTCGAGTGCGACGTGCCCGCCGCCGTCCGCACCCCCTAG
- the trpS gene encoding tryptophan--tRNA ligase, with translation MPSAAPRILTGDRPTGPLHLGHYFGTLHNRVRLQNEGAEVILVVADYQVITDRDLADDLVGHTLGLVLDYLAAGIDPTRTTIFNHSAVPALNQLLLPFLSLVSVAELGRNPTVKDEIAHSRQSAVSGLMYTYPAHQAADILFCKPDLVPVGQDQAPHLEVTRTIARRFNDRYGHVFPEPEILLSDTPLLPGTDGTKMSKSRGNAVPLGATPDETAAVIRRATTDADRHIAYDPENRPHVANLLRLAALCQGRDPHEIAAEIGDGGAAALKRQTTDAVNTFLAPMRTRRAEYAQDLTYVREVLREGNKRANALAEATLDEVRAAMGGFR, from the coding sequence ATGCCCAGCGCAGCGCCCCGCATCCTGACCGGCGACCGCCCCACCGGCCCCCTCCACCTCGGCCACTACTTCGGCACGCTCCACAACCGCGTACGCCTCCAGAACGAAGGCGCCGAAGTGATCCTCGTCGTCGCGGACTACCAGGTGATCACCGACCGCGACCTCGCCGACGACCTCGTCGGGCACACCCTCGGCCTGGTCCTCGACTACCTCGCCGCCGGCATCGACCCCACCCGTACGACGATCTTCAACCACAGCGCCGTCCCCGCCCTCAACCAGCTCCTGCTCCCCTTCCTCAGCCTCGTCTCCGTCGCCGAGCTCGGCCGCAACCCCACCGTCAAGGACGAGATCGCGCACTCGCGCCAGTCGGCGGTGAGCGGGCTGATGTACACGTATCCGGCCCACCAGGCCGCCGACATCCTGTTCTGCAAACCGGACCTGGTCCCGGTCGGCCAGGACCAGGCCCCGCACCTCGAAGTCACCCGTACGATCGCCCGCCGCTTCAACGACCGTTACGGGCACGTCTTCCCCGAGCCCGAGATCCTGCTCTCCGACACCCCGCTCCTCCCCGGCACCGACGGCACGAAGATGAGCAAGTCGCGCGGCAACGCGGTCCCCCTCGGCGCCACCCCCGACGAGACGGCCGCCGTCATCCGCCGCGCCACCACCGACGCCGACCGCCACATCGCCTACGACCCCGAGAACCGCCCCCACGTCGCCAACCTGCTCCGGCTCGCCGCCCTCTGCCAGGGCCGCGACCCGCACGAGATCGCCGCCGAGATCGGCGACGGCGGCGCCGCCGCGCTGAAGCGGCAGACCACCGACGCCGTGAACACCTTCCTCGCCCCCATGCGGACCCGCCGCGCGGAGTACGCGCAGGACCTCACGTACGTACGCGAGGTCCTGCGCGAGGGGAACAAGCGCGCCAACGCCCTCGCCGAGGCCACCCTCGACGAAGTGCGCGCCGCCATGGGCGGGTTCCGCTAG
- a CDS encoding DUF6126 family protein, producing MAEDTEKRKERGIALRAGFYIFGTHLFAGFVWLLFYVGDHAHK from the coding sequence ATGGCCGAGGACACCGAGAAGCGCAAGGAACGCGGCATAGCCCTCCGCGCCGGGTTCTACATCTTCGGCACACACCTCTTCGCCGGTTTCGTCTGGCTCCTCTTCTACGTCGGCGACCACGCCCACAAGTAG